Proteins found in one Triticum urartu cultivar G1812 chromosome 4, Tu2.1, whole genome shotgun sequence genomic segment:
- the LOC125552046 gene encoding uric acid degradation bifunctional protein TTL isoform X2 → MATLRPLTVEDVLRVNGSRRFAAALAAASPFDSLADALLAARRIWLNEVDVTGWLEAFAAHPSIGTTSSSVSKWSKEEQSAALSTATDSTAQELSEWNAKYREKFGFVFMICASGRTAPEVLAELKRRYANRPIVELEAAAEEELKISELRLTKLFSAETAAPPTSDRMRIIGAHLGALSQLSANKAPEITGSSNRTRPPITTHVLDTALGSPAAGIEVHLEMWKDVSSTPAFDNKEFKGWTTLGTSVTNNDGRSGQLMDIVDNVAPGFYRISFNTSKYAPSGFFPYVSIIFEIKRSQTTEHFHVPLLHSPFSFTTYRGS, encoded by the exons ATGGCGACGTTGAGGCCGCTGACTGTGGAGGATGTGCTGAGGGTGAACGGCAGCCGCCGCTTTGCTGCTGCACTGGCCGCTGCCTCCCCCTTCGATTCTCTCGCCGACGCACTACTCGCCGCCCGCCGCATCTGGCTCAACGAG GTAGACGTGACTGGATGGCTGGAGGCCTTCGCTGCTCACCCGTCCATTGGAACCACCTCCTCATCCGTCTCCAA GTGGAGCAAGGAAGAGCAATCAGCTGCGCTTTCCACAGCCACTGATTCGACCGCGCAG GAGTTATCCGAGTGGAATGCCAAATACAGGGAGAAGTTTGGGTTTGTGTTCATGATATGCGCGTCTGGGAGGACTGCCCCTGAGGTCTTAGCTGAGCTTAAG AGGCGTTATGCAAATAGGCCAATTGTTGAGCTTGAGGCTGCGGCAGAGGAAGAACTGAAGATAAGTGAGCTGCGTCTTACAAAGCTTTTCTCAGCAGAAACTGCTGCTCCCCCTACTTCAG ATCGGATGCGGATTATTGGTGCACACCTTGGAGCTCTTTCCCAGCTTTCTGCCAATAAAGCTCCTGAAATTACAGGTAGCTCCAACCGGACACGCCCTCCTATCACAACCCATGTGCTGGACACGGCTCTTGGATCGCCAGCAGCTGGAATTGAAGTTCACTTGGAGATGTGGAAGGACGTGTCAAGTACCCCGGCATTTGACAACAAAGAATTCAAGGGATGGACAACCCTAGGCACTTCGGTCACAAACAATGATGGACGCAGCGGTCAGCTGATGGATATCGTTGACAATGTCGCTCCTGGTTTCTATCGCATAAGTTTCAATACCTCCAAGTATGCACCGTCAGGGTTCTTCCCTTACGTGAGCATCATATTTGAGATAAAAAGAAGCCAGACGACCGAGCATTTCCATGTTCCTCTTTTGCATTCTCCCTTTTCCTTTACCACTTACCGTGGCAGCTAA
- the LOC125552046 gene encoding uric acid degradation bifunctional protein TTL isoform X3 produces MATLRPLTVEDVLRVNGSRRFAAALAAASPFDSLADALLAARRIWLNEVDVTGWLEAFAAHPSIGTTSSSVSKWSKEEQSAALSTATDSTAQELSEWNAKYREKFGFVFMICASGRTAPEVLAELKRRYANRPIVELEAAAEEELKISELRLTKLFSAETAAPPTSGENHISQPDKAAGSSNRTRPPITTHVLDTALGSPAAGIEVHLEMWKDVSSTPAFDNKEFKGWTTLGTSVTNNDGRSGQLMDIVDNVAPGFYRISFNTSKYAPSGFFPYVSIIFEIKRSQTTEHFHVPLLHSPFSFTTYRGS; encoded by the exons ATGGCGACGTTGAGGCCGCTGACTGTGGAGGATGTGCTGAGGGTGAACGGCAGCCGCCGCTTTGCTGCTGCACTGGCCGCTGCCTCCCCCTTCGATTCTCTCGCCGACGCACTACTCGCCGCCCGCCGCATCTGGCTCAACGAG GTAGACGTGACTGGATGGCTGGAGGCCTTCGCTGCTCACCCGTCCATTGGAACCACCTCCTCATCCGTCTCCAA GTGGAGCAAGGAAGAGCAATCAGCTGCGCTTTCCACAGCCACTGATTCGACCGCGCAG GAGTTATCCGAGTGGAATGCCAAATACAGGGAGAAGTTTGGGTTTGTGTTCATGATATGCGCGTCTGGGAGGACTGCCCCTGAGGTCTTAGCTGAGCTTAAG AGGCGTTATGCAAATAGGCCAATTGTTGAGCTTGAGGCTGCGGCAGAGGAAGAACTGAAGATAAGTGAGCTGCGTCTTACAAAGCTTTTCTCAGCAGAAACTGCTGCTCCCCCTACTTCAGGTGAAAATCATATTAGCCAACCGGATAAAGCTGCAG GTAGCTCCAACCGGACACGCCCTCCTATCACAACCCATGTGCTGGACACGGCTCTTGGATCGCCAGCAGCTGGAATTGAAGTTCACTTGGAGATGTGGAAGGACGTGTCAAGTACCCCGGCATTTGACAACAAAGAATTCAAGGGATGGACAACCCTAGGCACTTCGGTCACAAACAATGATGGACGCAGCGGTCAGCTGATGGATATCGTTGACAATGTCGCTCCTGGTTTCTATCGCATAAGTTTCAATACCTCCAAGTATGCACCGTCAGGGTTCTTCCCTTACGTGAGCATCATATTTGAGATAAAAAGAAGCCAGACGACCGAGCATTTCCATGTTCCTCTTTTGCATTCTCCCTTTTCCTTTACCACTTACCGTGGCAGCTAA
- the LOC125552046 gene encoding uric acid degradation bifunctional protein TTL isoform X4, translating into MATLRPLTVEDVLRVNGSRRFAAALAAASPFDSLADALLAARRIWLNEVDVTGWLEAFAAHPSIGTTSSSVSKWSKEEQSAALSTATDSTAQELSEWNAKYREKFGFVFMICASGRTAPEVLAELKRRYANRPIVELEAAAEEELKISELRLTKLFSAETAAPPTSGSSNRTRPPITTHVLDTALGSPAAGIEVHLEMWKDVSSTPAFDNKEFKGWTTLGTSVTNNDGRSGQLMDIVDNVAPGFYRISFNTSKYAPSGFFPYVSIIFEIKRSQTTEHFHVPLLHSPFSFTTYRGS; encoded by the exons ATGGCGACGTTGAGGCCGCTGACTGTGGAGGATGTGCTGAGGGTGAACGGCAGCCGCCGCTTTGCTGCTGCACTGGCCGCTGCCTCCCCCTTCGATTCTCTCGCCGACGCACTACTCGCCGCCCGCCGCATCTGGCTCAACGAG GTAGACGTGACTGGATGGCTGGAGGCCTTCGCTGCTCACCCGTCCATTGGAACCACCTCCTCATCCGTCTCCAA GTGGAGCAAGGAAGAGCAATCAGCTGCGCTTTCCACAGCCACTGATTCGACCGCGCAG GAGTTATCCGAGTGGAATGCCAAATACAGGGAGAAGTTTGGGTTTGTGTTCATGATATGCGCGTCTGGGAGGACTGCCCCTGAGGTCTTAGCTGAGCTTAAG AGGCGTTATGCAAATAGGCCAATTGTTGAGCTTGAGGCTGCGGCAGAGGAAGAACTGAAGATAAGTGAGCTGCGTCTTACAAAGCTTTTCTCAGCAGAAACTGCTGCTCCCCCTACTTCAG GTAGCTCCAACCGGACACGCCCTCCTATCACAACCCATGTGCTGGACACGGCTCTTGGATCGCCAGCAGCTGGAATTGAAGTTCACTTGGAGATGTGGAAGGACGTGTCAAGTACCCCGGCATTTGACAACAAAGAATTCAAGGGATGGACAACCCTAGGCACTTCGGTCACAAACAATGATGGACGCAGCGGTCAGCTGATGGATATCGTTGACAATGTCGCTCCTGGTTTCTATCGCATAAGTTTCAATACCTCCAAGTATGCACCGTCAGGGTTCTTCCCTTACGTGAGCATCATATTTGAGATAAAAAGAAGCCAGACGACCGAGCATTTCCATGTTCCTCTTTTGCATTCTCCCTTTTCCTTTACCACTTACCGTGGCAGCTAA
- the LOC125552046 gene encoding uric acid degradation bifunctional protein TTL isoform X1: protein MATLRPLTVEDVLRVNGSRRFAAALAAASPFDSLADALLAARRIWLNEVDVTGWLEAFAAHPSIGTTSSSVSKWSKEEQSAALSTATDSTAQELSEWNAKYREKFGFVFMICASGRTAPEVLAELKRRYANRPIVELEAAAEEELKISELRLTKLFSAETAAPPTSGENHISQPDKAADRMRIIGAHLGALSQLSANKAPEITGSSNRTRPPITTHVLDTALGSPAAGIEVHLEMWKDVSSTPAFDNKEFKGWTTLGTSVTNNDGRSGQLMDIVDNVAPGFYRISFNTSKYAPSGFFPYVSIIFEIKRSQTTEHFHVPLLHSPFSFTTYRGS, encoded by the exons ATGGCGACGTTGAGGCCGCTGACTGTGGAGGATGTGCTGAGGGTGAACGGCAGCCGCCGCTTTGCTGCTGCACTGGCCGCTGCCTCCCCCTTCGATTCTCTCGCCGACGCACTACTCGCCGCCCGCCGCATCTGGCTCAACGAG GTAGACGTGACTGGATGGCTGGAGGCCTTCGCTGCTCACCCGTCCATTGGAACCACCTCCTCATCCGTCTCCAA GTGGAGCAAGGAAGAGCAATCAGCTGCGCTTTCCACAGCCACTGATTCGACCGCGCAG GAGTTATCCGAGTGGAATGCCAAATACAGGGAGAAGTTTGGGTTTGTGTTCATGATATGCGCGTCTGGGAGGACTGCCCCTGAGGTCTTAGCTGAGCTTAAG AGGCGTTATGCAAATAGGCCAATTGTTGAGCTTGAGGCTGCGGCAGAGGAAGAACTGAAGATAAGTGAGCTGCGTCTTACAAAGCTTTTCTCAGCAGAAACTGCTGCTCCCCCTACTTCAGGTGAAAATCATATTAGCCAACCGGATAAAGCTGCAG ATCGGATGCGGATTATTGGTGCACACCTTGGAGCTCTTTCCCAGCTTTCTGCCAATAAAGCTCCTGAAATTACAGGTAGCTCCAACCGGACACGCCCTCCTATCACAACCCATGTGCTGGACACGGCTCTTGGATCGCCAGCAGCTGGAATTGAAGTTCACTTGGAGATGTGGAAGGACGTGTCAAGTACCCCGGCATTTGACAACAAAGAATTCAAGGGATGGACAACCCTAGGCACTTCGGTCACAAACAATGATGGACGCAGCGGTCAGCTGATGGATATCGTTGACAATGTCGCTCCTGGTTTCTATCGCATAAGTTTCAATACCTCCAAGTATGCACCGTCAGGGTTCTTCCCTTACGTGAGCATCATATTTGAGATAAAAAGAAGCCAGACGACCGAGCATTTCCATGTTCCTCTTTTGCATTCTCCCTTTTCCTTTACCACTTACCGTGGCAGCTAA